A single window of Kitasatospora sp. HUAS MG31 DNA harbors:
- a CDS encoding response regulator, translated as MTRVLVVDDEPQIVRALVINLKARRYEVDSAQDGAGALELAAARHPDVIVLDLGLPDMDGVEVIRGLRGWTRVPIIVLSARHASDEKVEALDAGADDYVTKPFGMDELLARMRAAVRRAEPVAGEDGPVVATATFTVDLAAKKVNRDGTDVRLTPTEWHLLEVLVRNAGRLVSQTQLLQEVWGPAYRKETNYLRVYLAQLRRKLETDPSHPRHFITEPGMGYRFEP; from the coding sequence ATGACCCGGGTCCTCGTCGTGGACGACGAACCCCAGATCGTCCGCGCGCTGGTGATCAACCTGAAGGCCCGCCGATACGAGGTCGACTCCGCCCAGGACGGCGCCGGAGCCCTGGAACTGGCCGCCGCCCGCCACCCGGACGTGATCGTCCTCGACCTCGGCCTGCCGGACATGGACGGCGTCGAGGTGATCAGGGGCCTGCGCGGCTGGACCCGAGTCCCGATCATCGTGCTCTCCGCCCGGCACGCCTCCGACGAGAAGGTCGAGGCGCTCGACGCCGGCGCCGACGACTACGTCACCAAGCCGTTCGGCATGGACGAGCTGCTCGCCCGGATGCGGGCCGCCGTCCGCCGCGCCGAGCCGGTGGCCGGCGAGGACGGCCCGGTGGTGGCCACCGCGACCTTCACCGTCGACCTGGCCGCCAAGAAGGTCAACCGGGACGGCACCGACGTCCGCCTCACCCCGACCGAGTGGCACCTGCTGGAGGTGCTGGTCCGCAATGCCGGCCGGCTGGTCAGCCAGACCCAGCTGCTCCAGGAGGTCTGGGGCCCGGCCTACCGCAAGGAGACCAACTACCTGCGGGTCTACCTCGCCCAGCTGCGCCGCAAGCTGGAGACGGACCCGTCGCACCCGCGCCACTTCATCACCGAGCCGGGTATGGGATACCGCTTCGAGCCCTGA
- a CDS encoding ATP-binding protein, which translates to MARGRLRIYLGAAPGVGKTYAMLSEAHRRLARGADVVIGVVEHHDRRFTADLIEGLEAVPRQLLEHGGARFAELDLDALLARRPAVALVDELAHTNAPGSRNAKRWQDVEELLAAGVDVVSTVDIQHLESLGDVVEGITGVRQRETVPDEVVRRADQIELVDMDPKALRRRLAHGNVYAPERIDAALAHYFRPGNLTALRELALLWTADRVDEYLQRYRAEQGIKGTWQARERIVVGLTGGPEGATLIRRAARIAARGSGGELLAVHISRSDGLSRGGSPQTLIEQRALVESLGGSFHVVLGEEAAAGLLEFARGVNATQIVLGTSRRRMWQYLYGPGVGATVTRDSGDIDVHMVTHEHAARGLGRIPVRRITDLGRTRTTAGWLLGVGGPPLLALVLSNLGLGLSTDMLLFLSLTVGAALVGGLLPAIASALIGSTALNYFFTPPLHTLTIDEPENIAAVAIFTTVGIAVATVVDVAARRSQQAARSQAEAQTLSALAGTVLRGAPTGEGALTALLDQVRETFQQETVALLERPDEHSAWQVVAAVGPGVPGRPEDADVDVPVGELVALVLSGRVLPAEDRRLLGAFAAQAVAVLERRRLAGEAAAARRQAEGNRIRTALLAAVSHDLRTPLAAIKAAVSSLRAEDVEWDEEDEAELLASIESGAARLAHLIDNLLDMSRLQTGTVTPLLQPTDLDEVVPYALGGVPAAAVRTDVPESLPMVRADAGLLERALANLVENAVKYSPAGVPVLVKADALKPADGPRRVELRIVDRGPGVPEEARERIFAPFQRYGDAPRGAGVGLGLAVARGFAEAMGGTVTAEDTPGGGLTMVVSLPAADLPAPPAAGAAVAAAVAAAVADGRGDAGDAPTDPTTPQRKAEPV; encoded by the coding sequence ATGGCACGGGGAAGGCTGCGGATCTACCTCGGGGCGGCCCCCGGGGTCGGCAAGACGTACGCCATGCTGTCCGAGGCCCACCGCCGGCTGGCCCGCGGCGCCGATGTGGTGATCGGCGTCGTCGAGCACCACGACCGCCGGTTCACCGCCGACCTGATCGAGGGTCTGGAGGCCGTCCCGCGGCAGCTGCTGGAGCACGGCGGCGCCCGGTTCGCCGAACTCGACCTGGACGCCCTGCTGGCCCGCCGCCCGGCGGTCGCCCTGGTGGACGAACTCGCCCACACCAACGCCCCCGGCTCCCGCAACGCCAAGCGCTGGCAGGACGTGGAGGAACTGCTGGCGGCCGGCGTCGACGTCGTCTCCACCGTCGACATCCAGCACCTGGAGTCCCTCGGCGACGTGGTCGAGGGCATCACCGGCGTCCGCCAGCGCGAGACCGTCCCCGACGAGGTGGTCCGCCGGGCCGACCAGATCGAGCTGGTCGACATGGACCCGAAGGCGCTGCGCCGCCGCCTGGCCCACGGCAACGTGTACGCGCCGGAGCGGATCGACGCGGCCCTCGCCCACTACTTCCGCCCCGGCAACCTGACCGCGCTGCGCGAGCTGGCCCTGCTGTGGACGGCCGACCGGGTGGACGAGTACCTCCAGCGCTACCGCGCCGAGCAGGGCATCAAGGGCACCTGGCAGGCCCGGGAGCGGATCGTGGTCGGCCTGACCGGCGGACCCGAGGGCGCCACCCTGATCCGCCGGGCGGCCCGGATCGCGGCCCGCGGCTCCGGCGGCGAGCTGCTCGCCGTGCACATCTCCCGCTCGGACGGCCTCAGCCGCGGCGGCTCCCCGCAGACCCTGATCGAGCAGCGGGCGCTGGTGGAGAGCCTTGGCGGCTCCTTCCACGTGGTGCTGGGCGAGGAGGCGGCCGCCGGGCTGCTGGAGTTCGCCCGCGGGGTCAACGCCACCCAGATCGTGCTGGGCACCAGCCGCCGCAGGATGTGGCAGTACCTGTACGGGCCGGGTGTCGGCGCCACCGTCACCCGGGACTCCGGGGACATAGACGTCCACATGGTCACCCACGAGCACGCCGCCCGGGGGCTCGGCCGGATCCCGGTCCGCCGGATCACCGACCTCGGCCGGACCAGGACGACCGCCGGCTGGCTGCTCGGCGTCGGCGGCCCGCCGCTGCTCGCCCTGGTGCTCAGCAACCTCGGCCTCGGGCTGAGCACCGACATGCTGCTCTTCCTGTCACTGACGGTCGGTGCGGCCCTGGTCGGCGGCCTCCTCCCGGCCATCGCCTCGGCCCTGATCGGCTCCACCGCGCTGAACTACTTCTTCACCCCGCCGCTGCACACCCTGACCATCGACGAGCCGGAGAACATCGCCGCCGTGGCGATCTTCACCACGGTCGGCATCGCGGTCGCCACCGTGGTGGACGTGGCCGCCCGGCGCAGCCAGCAGGCCGCCCGCAGCCAGGCCGAGGCGCAGACCCTCAGCGCGCTGGCCGGGACGGTGCTGCGCGGCGCCCCCACCGGTGAGGGGGCGCTGACCGCCCTGCTCGACCAGGTCCGCGAGACCTTCCAGCAGGAGACGGTGGCCCTGCTGGAGCGCCCGGACGAGCACAGCGCCTGGCAGGTGGTCGCCGCCGTCGGCCCCGGCGTGCCCGGGCGGCCGGAGGACGCCGACGTGGACGTGCCGGTCGGCGAGCTGGTCGCCCTGGTGCTGTCCGGCCGTGTCCTGCCTGCCGAGGACCGCCGGCTGCTCGGCGCCTTCGCCGCCCAGGCCGTCGCCGTGCTGGAACGCCGCCGGCTGGCCGGCGAGGCCGCCGCCGCGCGCCGCCAGGCCGAGGGCAACCGGATCCGCACCGCCCTGCTCGCCGCCGTCTCGCACGACCTGCGCACCCCGCTGGCCGCCATCAAGGCCGCCGTCAGCTCGCTGCGCGCCGAGGACGTGGAGTGGGACGAGGAGGACGAGGCCGAACTGCTGGCGTCCATCGAGTCCGGCGCCGCCCGGCTCGCCCACCTGATCGACAACCTGCTCGACATGAGCCGCCTGCAGACCGGCACGGTCACCCCGCTGCTCCAGCCCACCGACCTGGACGAGGTGGTCCCGTACGCGCTCGGCGGGGTGCCGGCCGCGGCCGTCCGGACCGACGTGCCCGAGTCGCTGCCGATGGTCCGGGCCGACGCCGGGCTGCTGGAGCGCGCGCTGGCCAACCTGGTCGAGAACGCCGTCAAGTACAGCCCCGCCGGAGTCCCCGTTCTGGTGAAGGCGGACGCGCTGAAGCCCGCGGACGGACCCCGCCGGGTGGAGCTGCGGATCGTCGACCGCGGACCCGGCGTCCCGGAGGAGGCCCGGGAGCGGATCTTCGCCCCGTTCCAGCGGTACGGGGACGCCCCGCGCGGCGCCGGCGTGGGCCTCGGCCTGGCCGTGGCGCGCGGTTTCGCCGAGGCGATGGGCGGCACCGTCACCGCCGAGGACACCCCCGGCGGCGGGCTCACCATGGTGGTCTCGCTGCCCGCCGCCGACCTCCCCGCGCCGCCGGCCGCCGGGGCTGCCGTGGCCGCCGCCGTGGCCGCCGCCGTGGCCGACGGCCGGGGCGACGCCGGGGATGCCCCCACCGACCCCACCACCCCCCAACGGAAGGCGGAGCCCGTATGA
- a CDS encoding ROK family transcriptional regulator gives MLSLVAPPVPGRPAQPVEGGGAGAVLRTVLAGGPLTRAAVGRATGLSPAAVSRHTTDLIGLGLLRELAPHGPPRAGRPRLPLDVDTRHHLAVGVHIGVPRITFSLLDLRGRVVARERLPRAGGPAAVLRTVRDHLPSFTARRSAGRSLLGLGVVTGGWVDAGTGTVVEHGPLGWRDVPVRDLLADATRLPVHLDGHARALARAELLFGAGRGATELVQLFVGNVVDAAIVTGGTVLTGRRSRAGDIGHLPVPGSTEPCPCGRTGCLQATVSEAATARRAHALGLVPAPEFDLLLALAAAGDPAALRLFEDRLRMAAPAAALLIDLLNPEVLVVAEAGLAVAPQLAGRLHGLVAEHARPEPVQLVTAASFGTDLLAVAAGAGVLDSAYRRPMDLRTARTTASTPH, from the coding sequence ATGCTCTCCCTGGTCGCACCCCCCGTGCCCGGCCGGCCCGCGCAGCCCGTCGAGGGCGGTGGCGCCGGCGCCGTGCTCCGCACCGTCCTGGCGGGCGGACCGCTCACCCGGGCCGCCGTCGGCCGGGCCACCGGCCTGAGCCCGGCCGCGGTCTCCCGGCACACCACCGACCTGATCGGCCTCGGCCTGCTGCGCGAGCTGGCCCCGCACGGTCCGCCCCGGGCCGGCCGCCCCCGGCTGCCGCTGGACGTCGACACCCGCCACCACCTGGCCGTCGGGGTGCACATCGGCGTCCCCCGGATCACCTTCTCCCTGCTGGACCTGCGCGGCCGGGTGGTCGCCCGGGAGCGGCTGCCCCGCGCCGGCGGACCGGCCGCGGTGCTCCGGACGGTCCGCGACCACCTGCCCTCGTTCACCGCCCGCCGGTCGGCCGGCCGCTCGCTGCTCGGCCTCGGCGTGGTCACCGGCGGCTGGGTCGACGCCGGGACCGGCACGGTCGTCGAGCACGGCCCGCTCGGCTGGCGCGACGTCCCGGTCCGCGACCTGCTCGCCGACGCCACCCGGCTGCCCGTGCACCTGGACGGCCACGCCCGCGCCCTGGCCCGGGCCGAGCTGCTGTTCGGCGCCGGACGCGGCGCCACCGAACTGGTCCAGCTGTTCGTCGGCAACGTGGTGGACGCCGCCATCGTCACCGGCGGCACCGTACTGACCGGCCGCCGCTCCCGCGCCGGGGACATCGGCCACCTGCCGGTCCCCGGCTCCACCGAGCCCTGCCCCTGCGGCCGGACCGGCTGCCTCCAGGCCACCGTCTCCGAGGCGGCCACCGCCCGCCGCGCCCACGCGCTCGGGCTGGTCCCCGCCCCCGAGTTCGACCTGCTGCTCGCTCTGGCCGCCGCCGGGGACCCGGCCGCTCTGCGGCTGTTCGAGGACCGGCTGCGCATGGCCGCGCCCGCCGCCGCGCTGCTGATCGACCTGCTCAACCCGGAGGTCCTGGTGGTCGCCGAGGCCGGCCTCGCGGTCGCCCCGCAGCTCGCCGGGCGGCTGCACGGGCTGGTCGCCGAACACGCCCGCCCGGAGCCCGTCCAGCTGGTGACCGCCGCCTCCTTCGGGACGGACCTGCTGGCGGTGGCCGCCGGCGCCGGGGTGCTGGACAGCGCCTACCGCCGGCCGATGGACCTGCGCACGGCCCGTACGACGGCGTCAACGCCGCATTAA
- a CDS encoding ABC transporter permease → MSTDLGTPVTAPVPAPVAVPVRPVVAHRTARLPGVLRPVLRGLTKSVAIAALLAVWELAPRLALVDRTFLPPFSEVLDAWWGLLESGQLAANTQASLARSFSGFGLAVAVGVSLGLLIGWYRPVADLLSPLLELFRNTAALALLPVFVLILGIGETSKISIVLYACLWPVLLNTISAVRTVDPTLLRLARSLDLSAPRLFQKGPGRRPPSCPRAR, encoded by the coding sequence ATGAGCACCGATCTCGGGACTCCGGTCACGGCACCCGTACCGGCACCTGTAGCAGTGCCGGTACGGCCCGTCGTGGCGCACCGGACGGCGCGCCTCCCCGGGGTGCTGCGGCCGGTCCTCCGGGGGCTGACCAAGAGCGTGGCGATCGCCGCGCTGCTGGCCGTCTGGGAGCTGGCACCCCGGCTCGCGCTGGTGGACCGGACCTTCCTGCCCCCGTTCAGCGAGGTGCTGGACGCCTGGTGGGGGCTGCTGGAGAGCGGGCAGTTGGCCGCCAACACGCAGGCGAGCCTGGCCCGTTCGTTCAGCGGGTTCGGTCTGGCGGTGGCGGTCGGGGTATCGCTGGGCCTGCTGATCGGCTGGTACCGGCCGGTGGCCGACCTGCTGAGCCCGCTGCTGGAGCTGTTCCGCAACACCGCGGCGCTCGCGCTGCTGCCGGTGTTCGTGCTGATCCTCGGCATCGGGGAGACCTCGAAGATCTCGATCGTGCTGTACGCCTGCCTCTGGCCGGTCCTGCTGAACACCATCAGCGCGGTCCGCACGGTCGACCCGACCCTGCTGCGGCTGGCCCGGTCGCTGGACCTGTCCGCGCCGCGGCTGTTCCAAAAAGGACCAGGGCGTCGTCCTCCCAGCTGTCCCAGAGCGCGGTGA
- a CDS encoding ABC transporter ATP-binding protein, translated as MSAQISFRGVTKTFPVRGRAGGEFLAVDAVDLEIAAGEFTVLVGPSGCGKSTLLDLLGGLTTPTTGEILLDGRPVTGPGLDRSTVFQQYALLPWRSAQGNVEFGLEAVGVPRRQRAARAREYLDLVGLTGFEDRHPHELSGGMRQRVAIARSLAYDPGVLLMDEPFAALDAQTRESLQDELLGIWERTGKTVLFITHGIEEAVYLGQRVAVLTSRPGRVKEIVPIDLGDRREAQDLRSSPEFARYRHEIWTLLHDEVSRAQRLEREVSAA; from the coding sequence ATGAGCGCGCAGATCAGCTTCCGGGGCGTCACCAAGACCTTCCCGGTCCGCGGCCGGGCCGGCGGCGAGTTCCTCGCGGTCGACGCGGTGGACCTGGAGATCGCCGCCGGTGAGTTCACCGTCCTGGTCGGGCCCAGCGGCTGCGGCAAGTCCACCCTGCTGGACCTGCTCGGCGGGCTGACCACGCCGACCACCGGGGAGATCCTGCTGGACGGCCGGCCGGTCACCGGCCCGGGGCTCGACCGCAGCACCGTCTTCCAGCAGTACGCGCTGCTGCCGTGGCGCAGCGCCCAGGGCAACGTCGAGTTCGGCCTGGAGGCGGTCGGGGTGCCGCGCCGGCAGCGGGCCGCCCGCGCCCGCGAGTACCTGGACCTGGTCGGCCTGACCGGGTTCGAGGACCGGCATCCGCACGAGCTCTCCGGCGGCATGCGGCAGCGGGTGGCGATCGCCCGCAGCCTCGCCTACGACCCCGGGGTGCTGCTGATGGACGAGCCGTTCGCCGCGCTGGACGCGCAGACCCGCGAGTCGCTCCAGGACGAGCTGCTCGGGATCTGGGAGCGCACCGGCAAGACGGTGCTGTTCATCACCCACGGCATCGAGGAGGCGGTCTACCTCGGGCAGCGGGTGGCGGTGCTGACCTCGCGGCCCGGACGGGTGAAGGAGATCGTCCCGATCGACCTCGGCGACCGCCGAGAGGCCCAGGACCTGCGCTCCAGCCCCGAGTTCGCCCGCTACCGGCACGAGATCTGGACCCTGCTGCACGACGAGGTCAGCCGCGCCCAGCGGCTGGAGAGGGAGGTGAGCGCGGCATGA
- a CDS encoding ABC transporter substrate-binding protein, with amino-acid sequence MPATSRRQFLTLAALGAAAAACGQATASPGRGGGTRRLRYQGWAGQVTLPELAEDLGYLEDVKLEWVGNTISGPQDIQSAATGQIDFGGAFNGAVVKLIAAGAPVKAVISYYGVDEKAFSGYYVLQDSPIRSARDLLGKKVGMNTLGAHSEAVLDVHLQRNGLTTAEIGKVEPTVIPPVNTEQALRQRQIEVGVLGGILRDKALAAGGIRPLFSDFDLLGRFSAGTYVLTNRFLKENPDTARIFTTGVARTIEWARTVPREEVIARSTEIVRRRGRNEDTASLKYWQSTGVAESGGRISDAEFRLWIDWLVEHGDIKAGQVRPGDLYTNEFNHDDAAATASPVPSGS; translated from the coding sequence ATGCCTGCGACCTCGCGCCGCCAGTTCCTCACCCTCGCCGCCCTGGGGGCCGCGGCTGCCGCCTGCGGGCAGGCCACCGCCTCACCCGGACGTGGGGGCGGGACCCGCAGACTCAGATACCAGGGCTGGGCGGGGCAGGTGACCCTGCCCGAACTCGCCGAGGACCTGGGCTACTTGGAGGACGTCAAGCTGGAGTGGGTGGGCAACACCATCAGCGGCCCGCAGGACATCCAGTCGGCGGCCACCGGGCAGATCGACTTCGGCGGCGCCTTCAACGGCGCGGTGGTGAAGCTGATCGCCGCCGGGGCGCCGGTGAAGGCCGTCATCAGCTACTACGGCGTGGACGAGAAGGCGTTCAGCGGCTACTACGTGCTCCAGGACAGTCCGATCCGCTCGGCCCGCGACCTGCTCGGCAAGAAGGTCGGCATGAACACCCTCGGCGCGCACAGCGAGGCCGTCCTCGACGTCCACCTGCAGCGCAACGGCCTGACCACCGCCGAGATCGGCAAGGTCGAACCGACCGTCATCCCGCCGGTCAACACCGAACAGGCGTTGCGGCAACGGCAGATCGAGGTCGGGGTGCTCGGCGGCATCCTGCGCGACAAGGCGCTGGCCGCGGGCGGGATCCGGCCGCTGTTCTCCGACTTCGACCTGCTGGGCCGGTTCAGCGCCGGTACCTACGTGCTCACCAACCGGTTCCTGAAGGAGAACCCGGACACCGCACGGATCTTCACCACCGGGGTGGCCAGGACGATCGAGTGGGCCAGGACGGTGCCGCGCGAGGAGGTCATCGCCCGCAGCACCGAGATCGTCCGGCGGCGCGGCCGCAACGAGGACACCGCCTCGCTGAAGTACTGGCAGTCCACCGGCGTCGCCGAGAGCGGGGGGCGGATCTCCGACGCCGAGTTCCGGCTGTGGATCGACTGGCTGGTCGAGCACGGGGACATCAAGGCGGGCCAGGTCCGGCCCGGCGACCTCTACACCAACGAGTTCAACCACGACGACGCGGCGGCCACGGCCTCCCCCGTGCCGAGCGGGAGTTGA
- a CDS encoding putative leader peptide yields MHHAGVDADADPGDLAARSGTRLSRGPGGFLPRPEHSLTPVRRHWNAERVSRSVSLVGRLHVDLRRHASAICAACR; encoded by the coding sequence GTGCACCACGCTGGTGTCGATGCTGACGCTGACCCTGGTGACCTGGCTGCTCGGTCCGGTACCCGGCTGAGCCGCGGCCCGGGAGGGTTTCTTCCCCGGCCGGAACATTCGTTGACCCCGGTCCGCCGGCACTGGAACGCTGAACGTGTGAGCCGATCCGTCAGCCTTGTGGGCCGCCTGCACGTCGATCTCCGACGGCACGCGAGTGCGATCTGTGCCGCCTGCCGCTGA
- a CDS encoding AEC family transporter — MNALLSTFVPIWVLTAIGYLVSRSGLLGDQAEAVLGRFVFHVAMPAALFTMVARTSLSSFANASMLAFVAGTVVASGLGFLASGWLGRATADRAIGGMAAGYVNSGNLGIPVSVQVFGDASFVAPVMLFQVLLVTPVILALVDAGRRGPQGDGGDGNDGEVAARGSGGSAWDRVRRTLLLPVRNPIIMASALGCVFSVAGWQLPQAVGKSVELLGGAGVPTALVTLGMSLHTRPAVQAGEARRARAELTVTVLVKNLLQPLVAYAVGAWVLDLPPSRLLVAVLFSALPTAQNVFIYARQYDRSTALPRDAVLCTTLVSMLTLTLVTWLLGPVPG; from the coding sequence GTGAACGCGCTGCTGTCGACCTTCGTGCCGATCTGGGTCCTCACCGCGATCGGCTACCTGGTCAGCCGGAGCGGTCTGCTCGGCGACCAGGCGGAGGCGGTGCTCGGGCGGTTCGTGTTCCATGTGGCGATGCCGGCCGCGCTGTTCACGATGGTGGCGAGGACCTCGCTGAGCAGCTTCGCCAATGCCTCGATGCTGGCCTTTGTCGCGGGCACGGTGGTGGCCTCGGGGCTGGGGTTCCTGGCGAGCGGGTGGCTCGGCCGGGCGACGGCGGACCGGGCGATCGGCGGGATGGCGGCCGGGTACGTGAACTCCGGGAACCTGGGGATCCCGGTGTCGGTGCAGGTGTTCGGGGATGCCTCGTTCGTCGCGCCGGTGATGTTGTTCCAGGTGCTGCTGGTCACTCCGGTGATCCTGGCGCTGGTGGACGCCGGTCGCCGGGGCCCGCAGGGTGACGGCGGCGACGGTAACGACGGTGAGGTCGCCGCGCGGGGGAGCGGCGGTTCGGCCTGGGATCGGGTGCGGCGGACGCTGCTGCTGCCGGTGCGGAACCCGATCATCATGGCCTCCGCCCTGGGCTGTGTGTTCTCGGTGGCCGGGTGGCAACTGCCGCAGGCCGTGGGGAAGTCGGTGGAGCTGCTGGGTGGTGCGGGGGTGCCGACGGCGCTGGTGACGCTCGGGATGTCGCTGCACACCCGGCCGGCCGTGCAGGCCGGTGAGGCGCGGCGGGCCCGGGCCGAGCTGACGGTGACGGTCCTGGTGAAGAACCTGCTGCAGCCGCTGGTGGCCTATGCCGTGGGGGCGTGGGTGCTGGACCTGCCGCCGTCCCGGCTCCTGGTGGCGGTGCTGTTCTCCGCGCTGCCGACCGCGCAGAACGTGTTCATCTACGCCCGCCAGTACGACCGGAGCACCGCGCTGCCCCGGGACGCGGTGCTGTGCACCACGCTGGTGTCGATGCTGACGCTGACCCTGGTGACCTGGCTGCTCGGTCCGGTACCCGGCTGA